Proteins encoded together in one Micromonospora kangleipakensis window:
- a CDS encoding type III polyketide synthase, translating to MGEMSVPVIAGLGTAQPPAAAQDELWEGFFAKHFSGTTRALAERIFANSGVSRRQAAVNPLLEDVSEWPTERRMRRYQVEALPLGKEAVGRALTAAGLDAGDVGLFVVCSCTGYATPGLDILLARDLGMAPDTQRMFVGHMGCYAALPGLGAASDFVTARGRPALLLCAELTSLHIQPAGARVDTQQIVSHALFSDAAVAAVVVPGGRGYALREVASVTDTSTADHMTWDVTDTGFRMGLSPKVPQVLSRHVRGLVDGLLARHGRTSSEVDGWAVHPGGPRILTVVERELALPPEALAASRAVLDEHGNCSSPTVLLILDRLLRAPTPPDRLVMLAFGPGLTLYAALLERGD from the coding sequence GTGGGGGAGATGTCCGTGCCGGTGATCGCGGGCCTGGGCACGGCGCAGCCGCCGGCCGCCGCCCAGGACGAGCTCTGGGAGGGCTTCTTCGCGAAGCACTTCTCCGGCACCACCCGGGCGCTGGCCGAGCGGATCTTCGCCAACTCCGGGGTGTCCCGCCGGCAGGCGGCGGTCAACCCGCTGCTGGAGGACGTCTCGGAGTGGCCGACCGAGCGTCGGATGCGGCGGTACCAGGTGGAGGCCCTGCCGCTGGGCAAGGAGGCGGTGGGTCGGGCGCTCACCGCGGCCGGCCTGGACGCCGGGGATGTCGGGCTCTTCGTGGTCTGCTCCTGCACCGGGTACGCCACCCCGGGGCTGGACATCCTGCTCGCCCGGGACCTGGGCATGGCCCCGGACACCCAGCGGATGTTCGTCGGGCACATGGGCTGCTACGCCGCCCTGCCGGGGCTCGGCGCGGCGAGCGACTTCGTCACCGCCCGGGGGCGGCCGGCGCTGCTGCTCTGCGCCGAGCTGACCAGCCTGCACATCCAGCCCGCCGGCGCGCGGGTGGACACCCAGCAGATCGTCTCGCACGCCCTCTTCTCGGACGCCGCGGTCGCCGCCGTGGTCGTCCCCGGCGGCCGGGGGTATGCGCTGCGCGAGGTCGCCTCGGTCACCGACACCTCGACCGCCGATCACATGACCTGGGACGTGACGGACACCGGCTTCCGGATGGGGTTGTCGCCGAAGGTCCCGCAGGTGCTCTCCCGCCACGTCCGGGGTCTGGTCGACGGCCTGCTCGCCCGGCACGGCCGGACGTCGTCCGAGGTGGACGGCTGGGCGGTGCATCCGGGCGGCCCCCGCATCCTGACCGTGGTGGAACGGGAGCTGGCGCTGCCGCCGGAGGCGCTGGCGGCGTCGCGGGCCGTCCTGGACGAGCACGGCAACTGCTCCTCGCCGACGGTGCTGCTGATCCTGGACCGGCTGCTCCGGGCGCCGACGCCGCCGGACCGGCTCGTGATGCTGGCGTTCGGCCCCGGCCTGACCCTGTACGCCGCTCTCCTCGAGCGCGGCGACTGA